From one Marispirochaeta sp. genomic stretch:
- a CDS encoding XRE family transcriptional regulator: MKDKQTIPDSQNIGRHIRKLRKLQHRTLQDVADNCGFTKSLLSKIEGGKIVPPVATLIKIASALHTNISGLIAEGNSRDCVFVPAAKNGRSPVPTESGYSILPLAVEMPGKKMQPVLITVRPEDLNDKVHSHEGEELIFVLEGVLEFQVDSEIYTLNPGDSIFFNSIIEHHITGVHSDYVKFLDIFN, encoded by the coding sequence TTGAAGGACAAACAGACAATTCCGGATTCGCAGAATATCGGCAGACACATTCGAAAGCTCAGAAAGCTTCAGCACCGCACGTTGCAGGATGTGGCCGACAATTGCGGCTTTACCAAGAGCCTGCTTTCCAAGATCGAAGGCGGCAAGATAGTCCCCCCGGTGGCAACACTGATCAAGATTGCATCCGCCCTGCATACCAATATCTCGGGACTTATTGCCGAGGGAAACAGCCGGGATTGCGTTTTTGTTCCCGCCGCAAAGAACGGGAGGTCTCCGGTCCCCACGGAAAGCGGCTACTCCATCCTTCCACTGGCAGTCGAGATGCCCGGCAAGAAGATGCAGCCGGTTCTGATAACCGTACGCCCTGAGGATCTGAACGACAAGGTCCACAGCCATGAGGGAGAGGAGCTGATCTTTGTGCTGGAAGGGGTACTGGAGTTTCAGGTGGATTCGGAAATCTACACCCTGAACCCCGGAGACAGCATCTTTTTTAACTCCATAATTGAACACCATATTACCGGCGTGCATTCTGATTACGTAAAATTCCTTGATATATTCAATTAG